In one window of Armatimonadota bacterium DNA:
- a CDS encoding efflux RND transporter periplasmic adaptor subunit, translated as MKRGLRIALFVIIPLALLAGGGLYLRHRLRKPPPKPETATVERGRLVVKVSETGAVEPLTKVEVKSKVSGRIKNMYVEEGDTVTEGQIIAVLEVPELESQAEQIRASLKASDRRVEQASESYEVQVLRNKRELERAHAAVSEADARLKELTAGARPQEIAQAQADVDQARARVDETKLILDRKRELLAKGFIAAQEVDSARTQYDTAQAAHESAQQRLALVKEGPRVEQIRAAEMQLEQTRTAVALAEAERQRERVQLAQIEEAKAAREQIAKVLEELETKLGDAIVTAPRSGQVIQANIRAGELITSGVATFTSGMTICTIGDMSKMIVRVYVNEVDISELRLGMPVEITLDSLKGEEFHGTVTRIAPAAYGSATAQPAPPGQAQVVRFSVEIEITDATPAVRPGMTAAVDMISADRKNTLYVPNEAIRRQGKRRFVRRMASDKSAKVFVTTGLSNDAFTEVLSGLRKGDEVLLFKADDIPSRKTIDIEPGPHGGGGGGGRRR; from the coding sequence GTGAAACGAGGACTGCGCATCGCCCTGTTCGTCATCATCCCGCTGGCACTGCTCGCGGGGGGCGGACTCTATCTTCGCCATCGGCTGCGCAAGCCGCCGCCTAAGCCGGAGACGGCCACCGTCGAACGCGGGCGCCTGGTGGTCAAGGTGTCGGAGACCGGCGCCGTTGAGCCGCTCACCAAGGTTGAGGTGAAATCCAAGGTCAGCGGGCGCATCAAGAACATGTACGTCGAGGAGGGCGACACCGTCACCGAAGGGCAAATCATCGCCGTGCTCGAGGTGCCCGAGTTGGAGTCGCAGGCGGAGCAGATCCGGGCGAGCCTCAAGGCGTCCGACCGCCGGGTGGAGCAGGCGAGCGAAAGCTACGAGGTGCAGGTCCTCCGCAACAAGCGGGAACTGGAGCGAGCGCACGCCGCCGTGAGCGAAGCGGATGCGCGCCTGAAGGAACTCACGGCCGGGGCGCGGCCCCAGGAAATCGCCCAGGCGCAGGCGGACGTCGACCAGGCGCGGGCGCGGGTGGATGAGACGAAGCTCATCCTCGACCGCAAGCGCGAGCTGCTGGCCAAGGGATTTATCGCCGCCCAAGAAGTGGACAGCGCGCGCACCCAGTACGACACCGCTCAGGCGGCGCACGAGAGCGCGCAGCAGCGTCTGGCATTGGTCAAGGAGGGTCCACGGGTCGAGCAGATCCGCGCCGCCGAGATGCAGTTGGAGCAGACGCGAACGGCGGTCGCCCTCGCCGAGGCGGAGCGCCAGCGCGAGCGCGTGCAACTCGCGCAAATCGAAGAGGCCAAGGCCGCACGCGAGCAGATCGCCAAGGTCCTTGAAGAGCTGGAAACCAAGCTCGGCGACGCCATCGTTACCGCCCCGCGCTCGGGGCAGGTGATTCAGGCCAATATCCGCGCGGGCGAGCTCATCACCTCCGGCGTCGCGACGTTCACCAGCGGCATGACCATCTGCACCATCGGCGACATGTCGAAGATGATCGTGCGCGTCTACGTCAATGAGGTGGACATCAGCGAGCTGCGCCTCGGCATGCCGGTCGAGATCACGCTCGATTCGCTCAAGGGCGAGGAGTTCCACGGCACGGTGACGCGGATCGCGCCGGCCGCGTACGGCAGCGCCACGGCCCAGCCCGCGCCGCCGGGACAGGCCCAGGTGGTGCGGTTCTCAGTTGAGATCGAGATCACCGACGCGACGCCCGCCGTGCGCCCGGGAATGACCGCCGCCGTTGATATGATTTCGGCGGACCGTAAGAACACCTTGTACGTGCCCAACGAGGCCATCCGCCGGCAAGGCAAGCGGAGGTTCGTGCGGCGCATGGCAAGCGACAAGTCGGCGAAGGTCTTTGTGACGACGGGCCTCAGCAACGACGCGTTCACGGAGGTCCTCTCCGGGCTTCGCAAGGGAGACGAGGTGCTGCTGTTCAAGGCCGACGATATACCGTCGCGCAAGACCATCGACATCGAGCCCGGCCCGCACGGCGGGGGCGGCGGCGGAGGCAGGCGGCGCTAG